In the genome of Porphyrobacter sp. ULC335, one region contains:
- a CDS encoding YdbL family protein → MRSSIRAGLAALAVLGAVAAPALAQQRDPAYAAARSAGQVGEQPDGYLGIVGNANPALQRLVDDINIKRRAVYAEKAKENSATLEAYALTAGCQAIARTVPGEKYQAPDGSWQTRTSAPPIRDARCP, encoded by the coding sequence ATGCGCAGTTCAATCCGTGCCGGACTTGCCGCCCTTGCCGTGCTTGGCGCGGTGGCGGCGCCCGCGCTCGCACAACAGCGCGATCCGGCCTACGCCGCCGCCCGTTCCGCCGGCCAGGTGGGCGAACAGCCTGACGGTTATCTCGGGATTGTCGGCAATGCCAACCCGGCGTTGCAGCGACTGGTCGATGACATCAATATCAAACGCCGCGCGGTCTATGCTGAAAAGGCCAAGGAAAACAGTGCTACGCTGGAAGCCTATGCGCTAACCGCCGGGTGTCAGGCCATTGCCCGCACCGTACCGGGCGAAAAGTATCAGGCGCCCGATGGCAGCTGGCAAACCCGCACCAGCGCCCCCCCGATCCGCGACGCGCGTTGTCCGTAG
- a CDS encoding DUF1049 domain-containing protein: MKILRTIFWVLAAFGFLIFAIYNWQPVELLLWQNLVLETKVPVLALLAFLAGFLPMWALHRSVTWQLNRRIRTLENSLKNSALAHRADLDTAASASHAADRPVENSGKTAGEPADVFSPSDTGSDGGAGE; encoded by the coding sequence GTGAAGATCCTTCGTACCATTTTCTGGGTTCTGGCGGCCTTCGGCTTCCTGATCTTTGCGATCTACAACTGGCAGCCGGTCGAACTGCTGCTGTGGCAGAACCTCGTGCTTGAAACCAAGGTGCCGGTGCTGGCGCTGCTGGCTTTCCTGGCGGGCTTCCTGCCGATGTGGGCCTTGCATCGCAGCGTCACCTGGCAGCTGAACCGCCGCATCCGGACGCTGGAGAATTCTCTGAAGAACTCGGCGCTGGCGCATCGCGCCGATCTCGACACGGCGGCTTCCGCGTCTCACGCGGCGGACAGACCTGTGGAAAACTCCGGCAAAACTGCGGGAGAACCGGCGGACGTGTTCAGCCCTTCCGACACCGGCAGCGATGGAGGCGCGGGCGAATGA
- the purB gene encoding adenylosuccinate lyase has translation MVPRYARPAMTALWEPEAKYRIWFEIEAHATQKLADLGVVPQSAAKALWDWWATDPKIDVEAIDAIEAVTKHDVIAFLDWVAQQVGEEARFMHQGMTSSDVLDTTLSVQLARASDLLLADLDALLAAIRTRAEEHKYTPTIGRSHGIHAEPVTFGLKLAQAYAEFDRCRARLVAARAEIATCAISGAVGTFANVDPQVEEYVADQLGLAVEPVSTQVIPRDRHAMYFATLGVIASSIERLATEIRHLQRTEVLEAEEYFSPGQKGSSAMPHKRNPILTENLTGLARVVRSAVTPALENVALWHERDISHSSVERYIGPDATITLDFALARLTGVVDKLLVYPVRMEKNLNRMGGLIHSQRVLLALTQAGLTRDDAYRLVQRNAMKVWESDGALSLLDLLKADADVTAALTPAQLEDKFDLGYHFKHIDTIFARVFG, from the coding sequence ATGGTCCCCCGCTACGCCCGCCCCGCCATGACCGCCCTGTGGGAGCCGGAGGCGAAATATCGCATCTGGTTCGAGATCGAGGCGCATGCGACGCAGAAGCTCGCCGACCTCGGCGTGGTGCCGCAGAGCGCGGCCAAGGCGCTATGGGACTGGTGGGCAACCGATCCGAAGATCGACGTAGAAGCCATCGACGCCATCGAGGCGGTCACCAAGCATGATGTGATCGCCTTCCTCGATTGGGTGGCCCAGCAGGTGGGCGAAGAAGCGCGCTTCATGCATCAGGGCATGACCAGCTCCGACGTGCTCGACACAACGCTGTCAGTGCAACTGGCCCGCGCGAGCGATCTTCTGCTGGCCGATCTCGATGCGCTGCTGGCCGCGATCAGGACACGGGCCGAAGAGCACAAGTACACCCCCACCATCGGCCGCAGCCACGGCATCCACGCCGAGCCTGTCACCTTCGGCCTCAAGCTCGCACAGGCCTATGCCGAGTTCGACCGTTGCCGCGCGCGGCTGGTGGCGGCGCGCGCCGAAATCGCGACCTGCGCGATCTCGGGCGCGGTCGGCACCTTCGCCAATGTCGATCCGCAGGTGGAGGAATATGTCGCTGACCAGCTCGGCCTCGCGGTCGAGCCGGTGTCCACTCAGGTCATCCCGCGCGATCGTCACGCGATGTATTTCGCCACGCTCGGCGTCATCGCCAGCAGCATTGAGCGCCTCGCCACCGAAATCCGCCACTTGCAGCGCACCGAAGTTCTGGAGGCGGAGGAGTATTTCTCGCCCGGCCAGAAGGGTTCCTCGGCCATGCCGCACAAGCGCAACCCGATCCTCACCGAAAACCTCACCGGCCTTGCCCGCGTGGTACGTTCCGCCGTCACCCCCGCGCTCGAGAACGTCGCGTTGTGGCATGAGCGGGACATTTCCCACTCATCGGTCGAGCGCTACATTGGCCCGGATGCGACCATCACGCTCGACTTCGCGCTCGCGCGGCTGACCGGCGTGGTCGACAAGCTGCTCGTCTATCCGGTGCGGATGGAGAAGAACCTCAACCGCATGGGCGGGCTGATCCATTCGCAGCGCGTGCTGCTGGCGCTGACCCAGGCGGGGCTGACCCGCGACGACGCCTATCGTCTGGTGCAGCGCAACGCGATGAAGGTGTGGGAATCGGACGGGGCGCTGTCCTTGCTCGATCTGCTCAAGGCCGATGCCGACGTCACCGCTGCGCTTACGCCCGCACAGCTCGAGGACAAGTTCGACCTCGGCTACCACTTCAAGCATATCGACACGATCTTCGCGCGGGTCTTCGGGTGA
- a CDS encoding acyltransferase family protein — protein MTASARPGPLAIGHRPEIDGLRSLAIAPVVLHHTAPALLPGGFAGVDVFFVISGYLITAIILGEHAAGRFSLRAFWERRVRRIVPALAVMLWITMLCGWAIMTPEDFHQFAKALFAASVFASNIHFAGGVGYFGGVEGSLPLIHTWTLGVEEQFYLAFPLLLLAMWRWRDGKLMLPMMVLLGLASFALALWLAPRMPEAAFYSLPTRLWELMLGAVCAALPRTPRADGRLAALGIGLIIAAFVLIVPETPAPGPMFLLPTIGAALVLLFAGRETMAGQVLAFRPLTWLGLISFGVYLWHQPVLAFAHYMHFGPLPPVVMALCVSASIGLGWLSWRFIEEPVRRRQRLAHPGALLAVCAAALAVPLAVGAAGYTRTLLPHTAAEAQRVGGIIPDGAALRVAIPSEGSLGFVLYGDSHAVQYYAAAQARFGPGAVISEPSCLAAEGASNWPGTDGKGEVCNALKDTLLETVNARKVGTVIWAQRWERELFDSATDESLGNTEAKANPALLAAITRTIDRLPPGTRVILMGNSPTAWPAGPDMERGWLRCRAMRNATCRDSFPLAKAEGRKVSATLRALAARDPRITYIDPADTLCPGGRCLVMQDGQLNYWDHNHMTRRAAARVMGQIDTPLTLP, from the coding sequence ATGACCGCATCAGCGCGGCCGGGGCCGCTTGCCATCGGGCACCGGCCCGAGATCGACGGATTGCGCTCGCTCGCCATCGCGCCGGTGGTGCTGCACCATACTGCGCCCGCGCTGCTGCCGGGCGGCTTTGCCGGGGTCGACGTGTTCTTCGTCATCAGCGGCTATCTCATCACCGCAATCATCCTTGGCGAACATGCCGCCGGGCGCTTCAGCCTGCGGGCGTTCTGGGAGCGGCGGGTGCGGCGGATCGTGCCGGCGCTTGCCGTGATGCTGTGGATCACGATGCTCTGCGGCTGGGCGATCATGACGCCTGAAGACTTCCACCAGTTCGCCAAGGCGCTTTTCGCCGCATCGGTCTTCGCCTCCAATATCCATTTCGCGGGAGGAGTCGGCTATTTCGGCGGAGTCGAAGGAAGCCTGCCGCTGATCCACACCTGGACGCTGGGCGTGGAGGAACAGTTCTATCTCGCCTTCCCGCTGCTGCTGCTGGCAATGTGGCGCTGGCGCGATGGCAAGCTGATGCTGCCGATGATGGTGCTGCTGGGCCTCGCCAGCTTCGCGCTGGCGCTGTGGCTCGCACCGCGGATGCCGGAAGCGGCGTTCTACAGCCTGCCGACGCGCCTGTGGGAGCTGATGCTCGGCGCGGTTTGCGCGGCGCTCCCCCGCACCCCGCGCGCCGACGGACGGCTGGCTGCACTGGGCATTGGGCTGATCATCGCTGCTTTCGTGCTGATCGTGCCAGAGACACCTGCGCCCGGGCCGATGTTCCTGCTGCCGACCATCGGCGCGGCGCTGGTGCTGTTGTTTGCGGGGCGCGAGACCATGGCTGGACAGGTGCTCGCCTTCAGGCCGCTCACATGGCTCGGGCTGATCTCTTTCGGCGTCTATCTGTGGCACCAGCCGGTGCTGGCCTTTGCGCATTACATGCACTTCGGCCCGCTTCCGCCGGTCGTCATGGCGCTGTGCGTGAGCGCATCAATCGGGCTCGGCTGGCTTTCGTGGCGCTTTATCGAGGAACCGGTGCGGCGGCGTCAGAGGCTGGCGCATCCCGGCGCGTTGCTGGCAGTCTGTGCGGCGGCGCTGGCTGTGCCGCTCGCAGTCGGAGCGGCGGGATACACGCGCACGCTGCTGCCGCATACTGCGGCCGAGGCGCAGCGGGTCGGCGGCATTATTCCTGATGGCGCAGCATTGCGGGTGGCCATCCCTTCCGAAGGCTCATTGGGCTTCGTCCTCTATGGTGACAGCCATGCCGTGCAATATTACGCAGCCGCGCAGGCACGCTTCGGCCCCGGTGCGGTGATCAGCGAGCCCAGCTGCCTCGCCGCCGAGGGCGCTTCCAACTGGCCCGGCACCGACGGCAAGGGCGAGGTTTGCAACGCGCTCAAGGACACACTCCTCGAAACGGTGAATGCGCGCAAAGTCGGGACCGTGATCTGGGCGCAGCGCTGGGAACGCGAGCTTTTCGACAGCGCAACGGATGAATCGCTGGGCAATACCGAGGCCAAGGCCAATCCTGCGCTGCTGGCCGCGATCACGCGCACCATTGACCGCCTGCCGCCCGGAACGCGGGTGATCCTGATGGGCAATTCCCCCACCGCATGGCCGGCAGGGCCCGACATGGAACGCGGCTGGCTGCGCTGCCGCGCCATGCGCAATGCGACCTGCCGCGACAGCTTCCCGCTCGCCAAGGCCGAAGGGCGCAAGGTCAGCGCCACCCTGCGGGCGCTGGCGGCGCGCGATCCGCGTATCACCTATATCGACCCCGCCGACACGCTTTGCCCCGGCGGGCGTTGCCTGGTGATGCAGGACGGACAGCTCAACTACTGGGACCACAACCACATGACGCGGCGCGCCGCAGCGCGGGTGATGGGGCAGATCGACACCCCGCTGACCTTGCCTTGA
- a CDS encoding YdbH domain-containing protein — translation MPVADAQALDGPQDGGGRRLWPRRWRTRIALGVAAIALVGGSTSWLSREQIAADVIDGYLAESGVAATYDIVSLTPRQQVIENLVVGNPARPDLTVRRMVIELGVGWAGPEVRRVTVEGARVFATYRGGKFSLGALDPLVFTDSKEPPALPAINVTLRDGRALLDSDYGRVGVKLDGAGRLDDGFAGTLAATAPGIGVEGCRAGSATLYGKLTTTNGAPGINGPLRLADLACGGASLAQADIGTKASLRPDFAAAEADFRIEGTRAAFAEYAGEGLAGTAELSWSPGRLALGHDLALTGVATPQGKLARLAAEGSWRGALDGESGQWEGTLRGTGLAPATDFTASLAAIEKGAQGTLIAPLIAKARGSLDRSLNGASFRADAILRHKGSEASIIIPDATLSTRSGTRILALSRSSATLSAAGLSGLGGNVIAGGKGLPIINGRIGQARGGGWTMRMAMAEYAAGANRIAIPRLSLRSTSGGAFAFDGLVMASGDLPGGGVTDLNVPLEGSWTPARGLALGTRCTPVRFAKLALSGLALDGRQITLCPEGGAPILAYGDALRFAARTGPLDLAGSLGESPAILSASSAVLRYPQPFAVENLAARIGSGNSEVRLAAASLTGSLDGAIAGEFSGGSARLAAVPLDLDAITGGWTYADGALRLAGGQFTLTDRPAEGAARFFPLAANGATLTLADNRITADATLLHPESGRSVAKVAITHNLDTAAGGARITVPGIAFDKAFQPEDLTYLAKGVIAFADGTVTGDGRVDWRGETITSSGTFRSDGIDFAAAFGPVRGLKGKVVFTDLLNLTTAPDQTVTIAAINPGVEVLAGTVQFEVKDGTLLALEDARFPFMGGTLVMRPLAMDFSQPEERRYIFEIVGLDAAQFVSQMELSNLSATGIFDGTVPIIFDKDGNGRIEGGVLVAREGGGNIAYIGELTYEDLGTMGNYAFSALRSLDYNQMRVGLGGDLGGEIVTNFDFDGVRQGAGTSQNFVTRRLAKLPIRFKVNVRSENFYELATMVRSFWDPEFVRKPEDLGLFRQDNGRLVPIAKPVQPPESEGQP, via the coding sequence ATGCCGGTGGCGGACGCGCAAGCTTTGGATGGACCGCAAGACGGCGGCGGGCGGCGGCTTTGGCCGCGCCGTTGGCGTACCCGGATCGCGCTTGGCGTGGCGGCGATCGCGCTGGTCGGCGGCAGCACCTCTTGGCTGAGCCGCGAGCAAATTGCCGCCGACGTGATCGACGGCTACCTCGCCGAAAGCGGCGTCGCGGCGACTTATGACATCGTCAGCCTGACCCCGCGCCAGCAGGTGATCGAGAACCTCGTGGTCGGCAATCCGGCACGGCCCGATCTCACCGTCCGGCGCATGGTGATCGAGCTGGGCGTAGGATGGGCAGGGCCCGAGGTGCGCCGCGTGACAGTGGAAGGCGCGCGGGTGTTCGCAACTTATCGCGGCGGCAAGTTCAGCCTCGGCGCGCTCGATCCGCTGGTGTTTACGGACAGCAAGGAGCCGCCTGCGCTCCCCGCCATCAATGTGACGCTGCGCGACGGGCGCGCTCTGCTGGACAGTGATTATGGACGGGTCGGGGTGAAGCTCGACGGGGCGGGGCGGCTGGATGATGGCTTTGCCGGAACCCTCGCGGCGACCGCGCCGGGGATCGGTGTCGAGGGATGCCGCGCAGGCAGCGCCACGCTGTATGGCAAGCTGACCACGACAAACGGGGCGCCCGGGATCAATGGCCCGCTGCGCCTCGCCGATCTTGCCTGCGGGGGCGCAAGCCTCGCACAGGCAGACATCGGCACCAAGGCGAGCCTGCGGCCCGATTTCGCCGCAGCCGAGGCCGATTTCCGTATCGAAGGCACGCGGGCCGCCTTTGCCGAATACGCGGGCGAGGGGCTGGCCGGCACGGCGGAACTGAGCTGGTCGCCCGGCCGCCTCGCGCTGGGGCATGATCTGGCGCTGACCGGCGTTGCCACCCCGCAGGGCAAGCTGGCGCGGCTGGCGGCTGAGGGCAGCTGGCGCGGGGCTCTGGACGGGGAGAGCGGCCAGTGGGAGGGCACCCTGCGTGGCACCGGCCTTGCACCCGCCACCGATTTCACCGCCAGCCTCGCCGCCATCGAGAAAGGGGCGCAAGGCACCTTGATTGCCCCGCTGATCGCCAAGGCGCGCGGCAGCCTTGATCGCAGTCTCAACGGCGCAAGCTTCCGTGCCGATGCGATCCTGCGCCACAAAGGGAGCGAAGCCTCGATCATCATCCCCGATGCGACCCTTTCCACCCGCAGCGGCACGCGCATTCTCGCGCTGTCACGCAGCAGCGCTACGCTCTCGGCCGCTGGCCTTTCGGGTCTGGGCGGCAATGTCATTGCGGGCGGGAAGGGTTTGCCGATCATCAACGGCCGGATCGGACAGGCGCGCGGCGGCGGCTGGACGATGCGCATGGCGATGGCCGAATATGCGGCAGGGGCCAACCGCATCGCAATCCCGCGCCTTTCCCTGCGCTCCACCAGCGGCGGGGCTTTTGCCTTTGATGGTCTGGTGATGGCGAGCGGCGACCTGCCCGGGGGCGGGGTGACTGACCTTAATGTGCCGCTGGAAGGCAGCTGGACGCCCGCGCGCGGTCTGGCGCTGGGCACGCGCTGCACGCCGGTGCGGTTTGCGAAGCTGGCTCTGTCCGGCCTCGCGCTCGATGGCAGGCAGATCACGCTCTGCCCCGAAGGCGGGGCGCCGATCCTCGCTTACGGCGATGCGCTGCGCTTTGCCGCGCGCACGGGGCCGCTCGATCTGGCGGGATCGCTGGGCGAAAGTCCGGCAATTCTCTCGGCAAGCAGTGCGGTGCTGCGCTATCCGCAGCCCTTCGCGGTCGAAAACCTCGCCGCGCGCATCGGCAGCGGGAACAGTGAAGTGCGCCTTGCCGCTGCCAGCCTCACCGGCAGCCTCGATGGCGCAATCGCAGGCGAATTCTCGGGCGGATCGGCGCGGCTCGCGGCGGTGCCGCTCGACCTTGATGCGATCACCGGCGGATGGACCTATGCCGATGGCGCGCTGCGGCTTGCTGGCGGGCAATTCACCCTGACCGACCGCCCTGCCGAAGGTGCCGCGCGTTTCTTCCCGCTGGCTGCCAATGGCGCGACGCTGACGCTCGCCGACAATCGCATCACTGCAGATGCAACGCTCCTCCACCCCGAATCGGGTCGCAGCGTCGCGAAGGTGGCCATCACCCACAACCTCGACACCGCAGCAGGCGGCGCGCGCATCACCGTGCCGGGAATCGCCTTCGACAAGGCGTTCCAACCCGAAGACCTGACTTACCTTGCCAAGGGCGTGATCGCCTTTGCCGATGGCACTGTCACCGGCGATGGCCGCGTGGACTGGCGCGGCGAGACCATCACCAGCAGCGGCACATTCCGTTCGGACGGCATCGATTTCGCCGCCGCTTTTGGCCCTGTGCGGGGGCTTAAAGGCAAGGTCGTCTTCACCGATCTCCTCAACCTCACCACCGCGCCGGATCAGACCGTCACCATCGCCGCGATCAACCCCGGGGTCGAGGTGCTGGCGGGCACGGTGCAGTTCGAGGTGAAGGACGGCACGCTGCTGGCGCTGGAAGACGCGCGCTTCCCCTTCATGGGCGGCACGCTGGTGATGCGTCCGCTGGCGATGGATTTCAGCCAGCCCGAGGAACGGCGCTACATCTTCGAGATCGTCGGGCTGGATGCCGCGCAGTTCGTGTCACAGATGGAGCTGAGCAATCTCAGCGCTACCGGCATCTTCGATGGCACGGTGCCGATTATCTTCGACAAGGACGGCAATGGCCGGATCGAGGGCGGCGTGCTTGTCGCGCGCGAGGGCGGGGGCAACATCGCCTATATTGGCGAGCTGACCTATGAAGACCTCGGCACGATGGGCAATTACGCTTTCTCGGCGCTGCGCTCGCTCGATTACAACCAGATGCGCGTCGGGCTGGGCGGCGATCTGGGCGGCGAGATTGTCACCAACTTCGATTTCGATGGCGTGCGGCAGGGGGCAGGCACCAGCCAGAACTTCGTGACCCGCCGCCTCGCCAAGCTGCCGATCCGCTTCAAGGTCAACGTCCGCTCGGAGAATTTCTACGAGCTGGCCACCATGGTGCGATCCTTCTGGGATCCCGAATTTGTCCGCAAGCCGGAAGATCTGGGGCTGTTCCGGCAAGACAACGGCCGGCTCGTGCCCATTGCGAAACCCGTTCAACCTCCCGAAAGCGAAGGCCAGCCATGA
- a CDS encoding bleomycin resistance protein, with the protein MADHATPNLPARDFAATAAFYAKLGFEEDYRSNGWMILSRGDVTIEFFPFPDLDPYQSSFSCCLRLDDLAAMMTQVAASGVPDARRGIPRYHPAAPDPSGLTIAYLIDPDGTLLRLIQND; encoded by the coding sequence ATGGCAGACCACGCGACCCCCAACCTGCCAGCGCGTGATTTTGCCGCGACGGCGGCGTTTTATGCCAAACTCGGTTTCGAAGAAGATTATCGCTCGAACGGGTGGATGATCCTGTCGCGCGGCGATGTGACGATCGAGTTCTTCCCTTTTCCCGATCTTGATCCCTACCAGTCGTCGTTCAGCTGCTGCCTGCGGCTTGATGATCTCGCAGCAATGATGACGCAGGTTGCAGCGAGCGGCGTGCCCGATGCGCGCCGGGGCATTCCCCGCTACCATCCCGCCGCACCCGACCCGAGCGGACTGACCATCGCCTATCTGATTGACCCGGATGGAACGCTGCTACGGCTGATCCAGAACGACTGA
- a CDS encoding YnbE family lipoprotein, protein MAASAILSAGVAGCVNIAAPDKPIVIELNINIRQEVIYRLAEDAANTIDENADIF, encoded by the coding sequence ATGGCCGCTAGCGCGATCCTTTCGGCGGGTGTGGCAGGATGTGTGAACATCGCAGCGCCCGACAAGCCGATCGTGATCGAGCTGAACATCAACATCCGGCAGGAAGTGATTTATCGGCTCGCAGAAGATGCAGCCAACACGATCGACGAGAATGCGGATATCTTCTGA
- a CDS encoding AtpZ/AtpI family protein, with amino-acid sequence MSDEKPAREPIQEDARIDALEARLKAAREREEQRNRPKVQGVDANYSSGNRALASLLGGIIGGLVIGFAVDALFDIAPWGLLAGLFLGTASAFRSIILSATTRPADPDQGSDSEV; translated from the coding sequence ATGAGCGACGAGAAACCCGCACGAGAACCCATTCAAGAGGATGCGCGGATCGACGCGCTCGAAGCGCGGCTCAAGGCTGCACGCGAGCGTGAAGAACAGCGTAACCGGCCGAAGGTGCAGGGCGTCGATGCGAATTACAGCAGCGGCAACCGTGCTCTGGCCAGTCTTCTTGGGGGGATTATCGGCGGCCTGGTGATCGGCTTTGCGGTTGACGCATTGTTCGACATCGCGCCCTGGGGTCTGTTGGCCGGATTGTTCCTCGGAACGGCATCGGCTTTCAGAAGCATTATTCTGAGCGCGACGACGCGCCCCGCAGACCCGGATCAGGGGAGCGATAGCGAGGTCTAG
- the radC gene encoding RadC family protein has product MPEAEDGFDFGKNVAASSDAGKSAGEGHRARLRARLLTGGAEALADYEVLEYLLFAAIKQGDTKPVAKALLAQFGSLAGVLNADPKALQRVKGVGETSAAALKAVSTAARRMTRGEIINKPVLGSWQALIDYLTTDMAHLTVERVRVLYLDTKNRLIEDHHVGDGSIDEAAIHPREVIRRAMDVGATAMILVHNHPSGSPEPSRADIQITQRIAEAGRHMGVTVHDHVIIGREGHTSLRAKGLI; this is encoded by the coding sequence TTGCCGGAAGCTGAAGACGGTTTCGATTTCGGAAAGAATGTGGCGGCTTCGTCCGACGCGGGGAAATCCGCCGGGGAAGGCCACCGTGCGCGGCTGCGTGCGCGTCTGCTGACCGGCGGGGCCGAGGCGCTGGCCGATTACGAGGTGCTCGAATACCTGCTGTTCGCCGCGATCAAACAGGGCGATACCAAGCCCGTCGCCAAGGCGCTGCTCGCGCAGTTCGGTAGTCTGGCAGGCGTGCTCAATGCCGATCCCAAAGCGCTCCAGCGGGTCAAGGGCGTGGGCGAAACCAGCGCCGCCGCCCTCAAGGCCGTATCCACCGCCGCCCGGCGCATGACGCGGGGCGAGATCATCAACAAGCCGGTGCTCGGCAGCTGGCAGGCGCTGATCGATTACCTCACCACGGACATGGCGCACCTGACGGTCGAGCGTGTGCGGGTGCTCTATCTCGATACCAAGAACCGGTTGATCGAGGATCACCACGTCGGCGACGGTTCGATCGACGAAGCCGCGATCCACCCGCGCGAGGTCATCCGCAGGGCGATGGATGTGGGCGCAACGGCGATGATCCTCGTCCACAACCACCCCTCGGGCAGTCCCGAGCCGAGCCGCGCCGATATCCAGATCACCCAGCGGATTGCCGAGGCGGGGCGGCATATGGGCGTGACCGTCCACGATCACGTGATCATCGGGCGCGAGGGGCATACCAGCCTCAGGGCGAAGGGGCTGATCTGA
- a CDS encoding F0F1 ATP synthase subunit C, whose amino-acid sequence MDAQAAALLGAGLAAIGAGLAALGVGNVFASFLEGALRNPGAADGQQGRLFIGFAAAELLGLLAFVIAVLLIFS is encoded by the coding sequence ATGGACGCACAAGCTGCAGCTCTTCTCGGTGCCGGTCTCGCGGCGATTGGCGCTGGCCTCGCCGCGCTCGGCGTGGGCAACGTCTTCGCTTCGTTCCTCGAAGGCGCGCTGCGCAATCCGGGTGCTGCCGACGGCCAGCAGGGCCGCCTGTTCATCGGCTTCGCGGCTGCCGAACTTCTCGGCCTGCTGGCCTTCGTGATCGCCGTTCTGCTGATCTTCAGCTAA
- the pyrF gene encoding orotidine-5'-phosphate decarboxylase encodes MSNPIYLALDVPQLEPAKALVTKVKAHIGGVKLGLEFFCAHGSHGVHEIAHLGLPIFLDLKFHDIPNTVAAAMQAIHVYEPAIVTVHASGGRAMMEDAKAAAAAGTKVVAVTMLTSLDANDLTSTGVYGSAETQVMRLAELAHAAGLDGIVCSGQEVGMVKKAWRDGYFVVPGLRPNGNGTGDQKRVVTPRQARDNGASVLVIGRPISRAEDPVAAARAIEATL; translated from the coding sequence ATGAGCAATCCTATCTACCTCGCGCTCGACGTACCCCAGCTTGAACCGGCCAAGGCGCTGGTCACCAAGGTCAAGGCGCATATCGGCGGCGTGAAGCTCGGGCTCGAGTTCTTCTGTGCGCACGGCAGCCACGGGGTGCACGAGATTGCACATCTCGGCCTGCCGATCTTCCTCGATCTCAAGTTCCACGACATTCCCAACACGGTCGCCGCCGCGATGCAGGCGATCCACGTTTATGAACCCGCCATCGTTACTGTCCACGCCAGCGGCGGGCGCGCGATGATGGAGGATGCCAAGGCGGCAGCGGCAGCCGGGACAAAGGTTGTCGCGGTGACCATGCTCACCAGTCTGGACGCGAACGACCTCACCTCGACCGGTGTCTATGGCAGCGCCGAAACGCAGGTCATGCGCCTTGCCGAACTCGCCCACGCGGCGGGGCTCGACGGGATCGTGTGTTCGGGTCAGGAAGTCGGCATGGTGAAAAAGGCGTGGCGCGACGGTTACTTCGTCGTCCCCGGTCTGCGCCCCAACGGCAACGGCACCGGCGACCAGAAACGCGTCGTCACCCCCCGCCAGGCCCGCGACAATGGCGCGAGCGTGCTGGTCATCGGCCGGCCGATCAGCCGCGCCGAAGACCCGGTCGCCGCGGCGCGGGCGATCGAAGCGACGTTATAG
- a CDS encoding F0F1 ATP synthase subunit A — MKQFTIEPLLGSDWQLADGINIAFTNSALWMAITAVLVWVFVAGGMKRQLVPGRWQMAVETMTGFIDDLLEANVGKAGRKYVPYIFTLFMFILFGNLLGLVPVGLIPGVHAFTFTSHFTVTGVLAIMSFSIVLIVGFWKHGLHFFSLFWPANTPAFLAAPISLIELVSFMVRPFSLALRLFVAMMAGHVLLKVLASFVIAGGGAGLGLGALVGIPSFILMVAISALEILVAGIQAYVFALLTSLYINDAENLH, encoded by the coding sequence ATGAAGCAGTTCACCATCGAGCCCCTGTTGGGCTCCGATTGGCAACTGGCTGACGGAATCAACATCGCGTTCACCAACTCCGCGCTGTGGATGGCGATCACCGCTGTCCTGGTATGGGTGTTCGTCGCAGGCGGCATGAAGCGCCAGCTGGTGCCCGGGCGCTGGCAGATGGCGGTCGAGACGATGACCGGCTTTATCGACGACCTGCTGGAAGCCAATGTCGGCAAGGCAGGGCGCAAGTATGTGCCTTACATCTTTACGCTTTTCATGTTCATCCTGTTCGGGAACCTGCTCGGCCTGGTGCCGGTCGGTCTGATCCCCGGGGTGCATGCGTTCACCTTCACCAGCCACTTCACCGTCACCGGCGTGCTGGCGATCATGAGCTTCTCGATCGTCTTGATCGTCGGTTTCTGGAAGCACGGTCTGCACTTCTTCTCGCTGTTCTGGCCGGCCAACACCCCCGCCTTCCTCGCGGCGCCGATCAGCCTGATCGAACTGGTCTCGTTCATGGTGCGCCCCTTCAGCCTCGCGCTGCGACTGTTCGTCGCCATGATGGCAGGCCACGTGCTGCTTAAGGTATTGGCAAGCTTCGTGATTGCTGGCGGCGGTGCCGGTCTCGGCCTTGGTGCGCTGGTCGGCATTCCGAGCTTCATCCTGATGGTTGCGATCAGCGCGCTCGAAATTCTGGTGGCTGGTATTCAGGCTTATGTCTTCGCGCTGCTGACCTCGCTCTACATCAACGACGCGGAAAACCTTCACTGA